The Falco peregrinus isolate bFalPer1 chromosome 9, bFalPer1.pri, whole genome shotgun sequence genome includes a window with the following:
- the SAAL1 gene encoding protein SAAL1: protein MDRNPSPPSSEAEEEEGDAVGNTVYSKHWLFSILSRLIEVISPEKTEPTVSPEETQTELDEEMENDICKVWDMSMDEDVALFLQEFNAPDIFMGVFAKSKCPRLTEICVGILGNMACFQDICMSISKDENLGQVLLQRLCDSDSPTLLETSRLLLTCLSQPEVANVWVERIRENPSVYDCVCFIMSSSTNVELLVKVGEVVDKLFDLDEELMLNWIKNGTCRSVGPSVDDSPEELPDFKIVPCILEAAKQVRSDNPEGLDVYMHILQLLTTVDEGIQAIVQAPDGGKETWSLLYDLVCHELCQPDDPPIIVQEQKTVLASILSVLSAMFASQTEQEYTKMRKNMPLIGSLIRILQYMEGCGKRAVDNSKESEQEDTGGADINEEDFHLKILKDICCELLSNMLQELTKENTLEGLHQGHLNEQTCSCAFQNLLPLYFASVESFLEVLREADQTLADNLEKCFPSLKVHA from the exons GTTATTAGCCCCGAGAAGACAGAGCCCACTGTAAGCCCCGAGGAAACCCAGACGGAGCTGGACGAAGAGATGGAGAATGACATTTGCAAAGTGTGGGACATGTCCATGGATGAG GATGTCGCTTTATTTCTTCAGGAGTTCAACGCCCCCGATATATTCATGGGAGTTTTTGCCAAGTCAAAATGTCCTCGCCTTACT GAAATCTGTGTGGGAATATTAGGAAATATGGCCTGTTTCCAAGACATATGCATGTCCATTAGTAAAGATGAGAATCTTGG CCAAGTGTTACTGCAACGTTTGTGTGATTCAGACTCCCCGACTCTTCTGGAAACGAGCAG GTTGTTGTTAACTTGCCTCTCCCAGCCTGAGGTTGCTAATGTCTGGGTTGAGAGAATCCGAGAAAACCCTTCCGTGTATGACTGTGTGTGCTTTATCATGTCCAGCTCTACAAATG TTGAATTGCTGGTAAAAGTGGGTGAAGTGGTGGACAAACTCTTTGATCTAGATGAAGAGCTAATGTTAAACTGGATTAAAAATGGTACTTGTCGGTCTGTGGGACCATCTGTAGATGATTCCCCTGAAGAACTTCCAGATTTCAAGATTGTGCCTTGTATACTTGAAGCAGCCAAACAAGTCCG ATCAGATAATCCGGAAGGACTTGATGTTTATATGCATATCTTGCAGCTTCTGACCACGGTGGATGAGGGTATTCAGGCTATTG TGCAGGCTCCTGATGGAGGAAAAGAGACTTGGAGTTTGCTTTATGACCTCGTTTGCCATGAACTTTGCCAGCCAGATGACCCACCGATCATTGTGCAGGAGCAGAAGACTGTGTTGGCCTCTATTTTGTCCGTGCTGTCTGCTATGTTTGCTTCACAGACAGAACAAGAATACACCAAGATGAGGAAAA ATATGCCTCTGATTGGGAGCTTGATTCGTATCTTACAATACATGGAGGGCTGTGGGAAGAGAGCTGTTGATAACTCAAAGGAATCCGAACAAGAAGACACTGGAGGGGCTGATATTAATGAGGaagatttccatttaaaaattttgaaggATATTTGCTGTGAATTACTTTCCAATATGCTTCAAGAACTGACAAAG gaaaatacaTTAGAAGGACTACACCAGGGACATTTAAATGAACAGACATGTTCCTGTGCATTTCAGAACCTCTTACCTCTGTATTTTGCATCA GTGGAGAGTTTCCTTGAAGTTCTGCGTGAGGCTGATCAGACACTTGCTGacaatttagaaaaatgtttcccaAGCCTGAAGGTTCATGCCTGA